TAGTAAGTGGATCAACCAGCTTCTATGTTGTGTTTCTTTAAATTGTATTGATTACTTTTTCATTACTGCCTTCCGTTTTGATTTTGCCATTGCATTTTCAAATGTTGTTAGATCAAATGCAGCAAGAGCAAAGTTTGCTAGATTGATAAATTTTAGCCAGACTTCTAAACTTTCTTGGAGCACTTTTGGGAAGCATTCTTCCAAAGGCAATCATAGGTTTGAGAAGCATGTTACCTAGACAAAGGCAATCATGAATGATTTGAATACCTAGCATTCTTCCAAACATGTCCAAATAGCATACCGACCGACCAGGTACAAGTCATTCAAGCAATCAGAAAACTCATCATCCCAACTGTAAGTAATGTTAGAATACATTTCTGAGGTGGCTTTAGGGAAGTATGAGTTCTAATTGgaactttatttttatgcaGCTGACAAACTTTGCTAGCGTATGGTTTATGGCTCTTTTCCTCTCCATCATAGTAACAGGTGTGCTTGAGCTCCGATGGAGTGGTGTTAGCATCCAGGACTGGTGGCGCAATGAACAATTCTGGGTGATTGGTGGTGTCTCAGCTCACCTTTTCGCCGTTTTCCAGGGCCTCCTCAAGGTTCTTGCTGGAGTTGATACCAACTTCACTGTAACATCAAAAGCAGCAGATGATGCTGAGTTTGGAGACCTCTACCTCTTCAAATGGACTACCCTTCTCATCCCACCAACCACTCTTATAATCCTGAATATGGTTGGAGTTGTAGCTGGAGTTTCAGATGCCATCAACAATGGTTATGGTTCATGGGGACCTTTATTTGGGAAACTATTTTTTGCCTTCTGGGTCATTGTCCATCTCTATCCATTCCTCAAGGGTTTGATGGGAAGGCAAAACAGAACTCCTACCATTGTAGTCCTTTGGTCCATCCTTCTCGCTTCGATTTTCTCACTGGTTTGGGTTCGAATTGATCCTTTCCTGCCTAAACAAACAGGCCCAGTTCTTAAACAATGTGGTGTCGAAAGCTAGCCATGCATTTGAGGTCCTTGGCTTCCCTTTTTACAGTTCTCTTTCTCAGATTCTACCACATTTTCCAGTTGCTTCTTTGAATGGTTTTCAAGCTTTCTAAGAGAGTGATTTGTGTATACAATCATTAAGAGGGATTTTGTTGGTAATGTGCATACTCTGAGCCCATGGCATATGTACACTTCACAAATactgtaatgaaaatattgaaatcagAGTCTCCACCTGAACAACATTGTGTGCATTGTGAATTGCCCTGAGAAATGTATCTTCT
Above is a genomic segment from Vitis riparia cultivar Riparia Gloire de Montpellier isolate 1030 chromosome 7, EGFV_Vit.rip_1.0, whole genome shotgun sequence containing:
- the LOC117918847 gene encoding cellulose synthase A catalytic subunit 4 [UDP-forming]-like, translating into MALFLSIIVTGVLELRWSGVSIQDWWRNEQFWVIGGVSAHLFAVFQGLLKVLAGVDTNFTVTSKAADDAEFGDLYLFKWTTLLIPPTTLIILNMVGVVAGVSDAINNGYGSWGPLFGKLFFAFWVIVHLYPFLKGLMGRQNRTPTIVVLWSILLASIFSLVWVRIDPFLPKQTGPVLKQCGVES